The genomic stretch GCCATCAAAGGTAATCTTAACAAAGTAAACATAAAAACAATTGTTGGACCAAGAAAGCCTGTGTAAAATGTAGCTTACACTGTATACCTCATTAGGCAAGAAAactaatattcaaaatttgaacttCACATCAAACTAGATGGAACCTCTGTTATTAGAAAGATTATTACTAGACAAGGGCATCTTATTCTGTTTCTCTTTCTACAATCATCCACCCAGTTTACAGCTACACATGTTGTCCCCTCAGTTCACAGCTAAATACAGGCTGTCCTTTTCTCTTTGCCAAGAAATGaactaataattgtaattaagtaTAAAgattcataaatcataacatTACCAAAAACTGAAATTTTCTAAATCTCCACAAAGTTAGCATAATTGCCAAATGTTAATGCAGGTAGATACACTATTCAATAAGGTTTAATTACCATCAATAGTACATAATTGTCCTATTAAGTTAGTGTCGGTGGTTAAAAAGGTTTTAAATCTTTGCCACCTACAAAAGGCAAAATTCTCTAGCCCCACAACCCCGACGGATAGGTGGGACTGGGTAGTCAGAACGATAAATCACGATGACTCAACCGCCAATTAAGTGGGACCGAGTAGTCAGAAGGAGTCTACCACATTGGGTGATAAGAACAAATAATTTAACACAGATCACATTCATTTAGGGTTCTAAGAATACCTGAAATTTGAAATGGAAGAATTCAATTGAAAAAAGATTGAGAAGAAAAGAAGCTAATTTAATTTTACCCTGGATAAGAGGCAAACCAGTGACTGCATATGATTCCTTGCAATGGAGTCTCCAACAAAGGCCAAAGATTTGCCTCTAACAAGCTCCAGGAATTCGCGAGGATCGAAAACGGGAAGCTCACACCCATCCGGCTTCCACTTCCATTTCAAATATCCATTGTCAGGCCTGCCGAATTTCATGCAATTCTGATGCTCTTGAATACTATAACAAGTGTTATTCGTATAATACGGCGCTTCCGGATTCGGAACCCATTCTCCGGTGAAGATATCGCACTTCTTCAGCCTCTCAGCACCCGTGTTCTTCGCTTGAAGTTCAACGCCGCTTTCTAGACTAGACTCTTTTCTCAGATCTTCTGGATGTGAAAGATTAGCACTGGCGTTTTCTGCTTCCTTCTTTGGGGGATAATGTTCAACTTCAACAATGTTTTCTACAGAAATTCCTTTCGGCTGATCTATTGGAGTGTAAATACTagaatttttatctttttccgCGTGATCTGTGCAACGGAAAGGGTAGTAAAGAGGGAAGACGGTGAGAAAGATTAAGACTAGGGCTAGCAGTGGGATTAACTTGGGAGTGTTCAAGAACGCGGGCTTTTTAACGGAGGGAAACTCCATGGACGATAGATCGGACATGGAAGCTGAGCTTGGTTCAATGGAGTAGAGGAGAGGACATGAGCGCGTGGGTGGTCAAAGACGAGGAGAGGAGGTTTTGGTAGGAGGTGGGTGGGGCTCCTCACTCTTCATTCCTCATTATAAAAAGCTTTTGGAAATCTGAATCTGATAGGAAAGTCACGTACTTGCTGAACCCAACGTGAAACTTCGTTCAACCAATGAATCATATAAATAAAGATATGTTTGTAAATTGTAACAGAAAATTTTCACCCCTAAAATTGGCTGGAATTTAGCTAGATGTAGAAATTTTGTAcggaaaatgatatttttgttcTTACCGGTTTAATCAATTTGATGCTTCAACCAATTCAAAAGTCGAGGAGAAAGtttgaaagagaaaataaaaaaaagaatactttTTTAAGAATAATACTATCGTTTTTACCTCATGAGGAGAAAGtttgaaagagaaaatgaaaaaaaagaatacTTTTTTAAGAATAATACTATCGTTTtcatatatacggagtaatattattAAGTGTATGATATAGTTGTATAATTGGATACATATAAGTGTAAATTATTTCATGGATGAGGTTTATCTTACATGGTGGATCTtgtataaaatttagttgaatgTATGGGGTTTTACATGGATGAGGTTTATCTTACAAGTGTACGATGTAGTTGAAGGGAAAGTGTATATTATGTTTAATATCATTTATCGCgtactatgttcataatattagttttatatgttcataaactTAAACCTTAACATACATGATAGAGTAAATACGTAGTTATTTGAAATACGGGTCTGATCGTATTCGAGTATTAGTATAATCTGCTTGTTAGTCTAAGTAATGAGCTCGGTAGTCGATGTGAGGTCAGAGAGTttcgacgcaccttaagcacacaacacAGAAACCACATACTTTACGAAGggaaacaacgcaccttaaatttgatctAAATGCAAAAGGACCAAATtgccactgcattttttttaaatcctggTTAATCCTAGACTTTGAtcttggcaagatcaatggctctcatCTCACCCCACGTCTACACCTGAGCACACCATCAGCATTTGatccgtattatatatatatatatatatatatatatatataattgtgttcTGGTGCGGTACATCTTCTCCGGTGCGGTGGTTTTAGGTgcgtagttttccttcttaagatgcatAGTTTcattcttaagatgcgtggtttgtgtgcttaagatgcgtcagTGGTGAAACTTaaaggtgagtgaacctaaagtttaaggtgcgtagttttctttcttaaggtacgtagttttccttcttaaggtgcgtgatttgtatgcttaagatgcgtgagttgttgaacttaaggtgcatcattttaaaaccttaagtgcgtggtttgtgtatttaaagtgcgtgatttgtgtatttaaagtgcgtgatttgtgtacttatgGTGCGCGTGGTTTGTATTTTTaagatgctttgtttgtgtgcttaaggtgcataaccGCACGGGAACACTTCCCCACACTTGAacccttctatatatatatatataaaatgttagcttattatatatattatatttaattatttttgtaattatatatgatgGTTTTGTTATAACCGGGTCCATCATAAATCGAGTATGAAAGTACAGAACATGGtagaaaattaataatattatttttcgaGACACTAGGCCCAAAAGAATGCATACAAAGCCCGAGATACtggcccaaataataaataatgcaaGCTATAGCCCAAACATGAGACTAGAAATAATAAGGTTATTGCTAGGAATCAAACCCTGGTATACATTTTAAAGGTTAGGGTCATAGTCTCATAGACCACTAGACTAGGAGGGAGGTTGTTAATCAATGGATGATGTTTAAGGTGATGGAATGGTGCCTTATATAATGTAGAGGTGTAGAGACCCTCCAGATGGTTGACAAATGTATGATATTGGCATGCCTTCAATCTCGGTCATACACGTGTCCCACTCTACTTGGATGTTAACAGTATCCACACATTGGCATGCCTTCAATCTCGATCATACGGTATCCACACATTGGCATGCCTTCAATCTCGGTCATACACGTGTCCCACACTACTTGGATATTAACGGTATCCACACGAGTAAATAGAGCGCCCTACCTTCTTGTATACAAGATGCATGATAGTTTGGTGGTTTGGAACTTGTGTTGTTATGCTTGAGGTTGTGGGTTTGAACCTCTTGATAGCACACTTTATATTATGAGCCCCCAAGGGTCCCATGGCCccatcaatatattttattttattttaatttttaaagtgtgtgtgtataatgtatatccagtatctgttcatatcaCCTCCACTGAAACTCGAACTCACAACCTTCTATATATGAGtgcaacttggtgccactagaccacatgTTCTTGGCTAAAATTGTGATATTTAATAGCAATTGGGTAAAACTGATAGAGAATGTAAATGTTTGatattaaattactaaatattaaaAGTTTGGATATAATGACAACAAGggatgcactcccatgcgaactgccgcctaggtaagaaatgagaacgcttcacaaccgttcacgtgtccagatcaacgaatcaaatgtaattttaaaagaatgacgcggtgacattttcgtaaataactggaactttggtgcacctagtttcacttacaagtgcacatattttcgcacctattttcatttacaagtgcaagtaatttaccttattaatattcatgcacatattttcgcaaatactttcacttacaaatgcaagtaatttaccttgctAATATTTATGCActtggttgcaacctatgtgcacctagttatagcattaggtgcacctagttataacattaggtgcacttagtattgatgatcattgtataatttacttgcacttgtaatacattttagttgcacgtgtgcacctattttcacttgccggtgcaagtaatttaccttgttaacatttatgcacctgggtgcacctatgtgcacctagttataacatgacgtgcacctaattataacgttaggtgcaactacattccggacacgtagCGCGCTGTGATttgtccgcatttctctcctggagagccagtacgcatttgaacacGATCCATGACAACAAAGTGCaaatgtttgtgttttttttttttttttttaaactcacTAATAAGCCTTTTTGAAATGCAAAAATACTACCCTTGAAAAATTCTGTACATCatatgttggatatttatatagtaatggagattaatggttcagatgtctaccatgaaagcccaaataatatttggagttgtggagtagtaaatattattgagtttggtaGGGATGATTTTGGGTTGTTTGAGAAATCTCGAGATGTTCGAGAGATCACGAGAGGTGTTCGAGAGGTCGCGAGAGATGCCTCGAGAGGTCGGTTCGCACGAGAGATCGGTTCGCGAAGAATCGATGTCTCGAACTAAGGGTTGCGTGAATCGTTCTATCGATGTCTCGCAGGTCTGCGTGGAAACTATGTCTCGAAGGCATTTTGAGCGCTGCCTCTTACCTCTCGTATACGCGCAAGGCATGAACATATAAGGCtttttatgtctcgaacatgtacctctcgaacaaGCTTGAACttttatgtctcgaacatgtacctctcgaacaaGCTTGAACATTTCACTATGcattctttcttttgttttatgcatGCACTTGTGTATTTTAATATGTCCTGTTTTGCATGTTCACATGCATGTgagatattaaaatatgaagatAATAGTTTGAAGTATCTTTGCATGCATTGTTTTGAAATGTGTTACGTGAGAGACTTTTACCTCTCGAATGAGGCAGTGAGTTTACTAGTCTGCATGTGTTTTTCACTTTGAAATATTAAAGTGtttatataattgtttgaattatatattacatgcaCTCTAAGTTTATCCTACGTATACTTATCCAAAATCAGTTTGGAGATATTAAcatgtgaatataatttaaaattatatttccaCATGTGTGTACGTAACTGCCTGAACCAgaatggtgaaatccaaaagaatatattttatatatattttgaaagttttaaactggtataaacttccagtaactACTCCTAACAGTTAGAATTTATTCCTATAAAATTCTAGGAGTGTCATCTGATCAAATACGCAATTAATTTGCATGATATCTTGATATATCACAGTTCAATAATTCTCCAGTAAGTTCTTATCAAAGCAACATAAGAactttgttttcatcttcttgtatcccataagatttaatcttgatACCTCGTTGCTTTTGAagaggaaagattaaaagcttataggaaagtgatatcgATCTCATTTCCTCTCCTTTTTTCTCCTCTTATCCGAAATTTTATCCAACATCATAATATGAAACATGCCCTTGCAGTATACAGTATACATCCAAGATATAATACAGGGTAACCCCGGATGGTTAATGATataaacttgtaaccacaaggttacgaGTTTCAATCACAGTGCTCTTGAACCTAGGCTAGTTTAACTTCTTAACTTCTTATACAAGgcttgaataatttattttttttccttttcctttggAAGTGTTACTTGCATTGCCAATTGTATACAATACAACAAAGAACAATATGAAGTGCATGACCCAGCCATGTCCATTTCTTGTAATTCCTCACCTGTAACTACAGTACAAGATAGCCTGAATGCAACAAGAGTGTTAtcatcttattttttaaatcctaATCATGACAGAACTAAATAAACAGAATCACCCTAGTCACACTGCATAGGCTTGATGATAGTTTATAGAAAAACCCTTCAACTTCTAGTCTGCATATCAAGGAAAGCATGAAACTGCTGAAGCAAATCACATAAATATAGTTCAGAAGGCAGAGAAATTTGAATAGCAGTTGAGAACATTATCAATGGAAAACCTCTTTCACTAGGCCTTCCATctcattttcacttttttcttcttccacaaGATTATGAGTTACCTTATtgtgaaattttatatttaattgatAATCTCAAGCCTTCCCTCAACCACACCCAAGTCCCAACTGTCAAATTGGCATGTGCTGTTGTCTTCTGAGATTATGATGTCTTTACTGCCATCAGCATCGTCTGCATCGTCCCCAACTAAAAGCCTGAGGCTGCCTACTTCTTTCACTGCCTTCTACTCCCACGTCGATAGttaatcttcatcatctttgatAGTAGGAAGAGAAAATGAAACAGGACTGCCTTCCCCCCACTGCGCCCACAAAGTCCTTTAAACTACACTATGCAAAAGGGGCAAGTTTTACCAGATGATTCTGCTGGCCATAAGAGTTTAGCCAACTGTCCAATAGAATGATCTACAGCTTCAAGTCCTTTAACTTTGAAAACACTCACTTTATCATGACCTACATCGTCAATTGCCTGCAAAGCCAAGAATGAAGTATTTACCTTCTTCTGTTATCCCACATGTTTACATTAGATAAATTAATTCAAGCAATAAGATGATTCAtgcaatgttttttttatttgttactcTCAAGGAGTTAACTTTGCACAAGGACTGCACAAAATTTATGGATAATAttacaaacaattaaatatattcaacactcctacaaacaaacaaagagaaACATTAGAGGAACACAGTGATCTATCACCTTAGTATGAAGGAACCCAAAGTCATAGCCATCAGATCTATCAGGTTTATGCTCATCTTCTCCAGGTACAAAAATATTGAGGCAAGATTGCAGAGGAGCTGAGAGTGTCTTAACTATGGCAGTTGTTTTGGATGTTAATATTGTCTGGTAGTCCCCTGTTGCTTCAGGAGCTTCTAGAATATCAATCCCAAGTGACAAACCCAATCCAGCAATAATCTTGGTAGGAGCAACCATGCATGGCCAGAGCCCATGTATCTTTTCAAATTGAGGAACCTAGACAAATTAACAACCACCTGAGAATAAAAAGTTCAAACTCAGAAGCAAAATGATTCTTTTTTGGTGCTCTATTCTATGCTCAAAGAACTGTTTGATGGAAACCTGAAATCAGTGTGAGCATTTTCTTTATGCACACATGCATgcaagagaagagagagagaggaatcCACCTCAATTCAAATACCACAACCTCTTAAAAGGACAACATTGGTAATGTTCTTTGCTCCAGCAGCCCACTTTGAATTTAGTGGATGGGCAACAAGAATGCATGAGATCTCCTTAGACAGTTCATTAACAACCGCAGCTGTGTGCATTGCCTCTTCTGTATCATCAAGAGCCTGGGCCTGTAAAAGAAGGTGATTGTCCTTCAATGGGTCTGTTCCTGATATATTTCCACTTAATACCGGTCCCTTTACTACCACACCACATCTAAACTCTAAGGCATACATAAACATCAATAGATACATCATCAAACTTGATTGTGACACACTAACACTTTCAATAAGTATACATTGTGTACAAGGAAGTGAATATGTGCAAATTTACATGAGCATATTATCTATCAAGAAATTACAACGCACCTCAGAGGTAATCATTACTCGTTGAGAATCCTTCAAGAAAAACTGCAATGAAGGGATGGCCATCTGTCAAGAGTAGTGAAACTTTAAGTATAAAATAAagtttgaaaacaaaaattagaGTTAAAGCCCAATTCCagtaattttgttgttttaagATCTCTTTCTACCGTGGAAGTTTACCTCGGTGTCTAAATTGAAATCTCAATTGCTGGCTTCCTGCAGCAACTATAAAAGAATTTGGAAATCTCAAGACATAATAACATGTTAACAACTTCCCCAAGGTTCATTGATCAGTTTCCATCAAGTCCAGAAAATAACCAGAAGACATTGATATTTTCATCAATCCTTTCAGAGCTCCGTAAATTGCCTGTGTCTTGGGATGCCTCTCATCATAGCAATAAAACTCAGCCACTTCATCATCAACCTCAACCAAGCTACAACCTGGAAGCTTTTTAAAACCGGTATCCCTCATGGCAACTTTCTGCTTTGCCACATCTTTCCATCTCTTAGCATCACCATAAATATTAGCAAGCATAACATAGTTTGCAGGGTTGTTTGGGTCGAGCTCTATTAGTTTCTGAAGTGCCAGTATGGCAACATCAATATTCTTGTAAATCCTACATGCCCCTAATAATGAAGTCCAGATGACACTATCAGCTGGCATAGGCATCTTATGCACAAAATCAACAGCCTGGTCAAAATGGCCAGCTCGAGCCAAAAGATCAACCATGCAACCATAATGTTCAATTTGAGGCACAATCAAATACTCATTGATCATAGATTGGAAATAATGAAATCCCTCTGAGACTAGACCCATGTGAGAGCAAGCACATAACACACCTATGAAAGTTATTCCATCTGGTCTTACACCAGCATTCCTCATCTGACTAAACAAATTCAAGGCATCAGCACCCTGACCATGCACTGCCACACCATTAATTATCGTATTCCAAGATATCAAATCTTTTTTATCCATGCTCTTAAAAACATCAATTGCATTTCTGACCACCCCACACTTTGCATACATATCAATTAAACCATTcccaacatatatattatcaatATAACCAATGCTCTCTGCATATGCGTGTACCCATTTACCCATATCAAGAGCTCCTAATCTAGCACAAGCAGACAAAACATTCACAAGAGTGGCATCATTAGGCTGCACATCGGACTCAGTTAACATCCTCTTAAAGGCACCAAGAACTTCCAGAAAATGTCCATTATGAGCATATCCTCCAATCAAACCATTCCAAGAAAATATGTTTCTTTCCTGCATTGCTTCAAACACCCTCTCACACCCCTCGACATCCCCAGAATTCGCGTAGCCATTCAACAAAGTATTCCAAGACATCAAATCCTTATTGGGCATCACATTAAAAAGTCTCTGAGCCTCTACCATGTCCCTGCATCCGATATATGCCACAATCATGCTATTCCACAAAACAATATCTCGCTCAGGTGCCAAGTCAAAAAACCTCCTTGCAGAGGCCAAATCACCATTCTCAACATAGCCATTAATCATAGAAGTCCAAGAAACCACATTTCTCAAAACCATCTCGCTAAACACTCTATGAGCAGACTCGACTTTCCTTGCTCTAGAATACAAATCAATCAAGGTAGTACCCACGAATGTATTAGACTTAAGCCCAATCTTGATCACGACACAATGCACTTCCTCGCCTTCCCTTAAAGCATATAACTTCCCACAACACTTCAAAATTATGGGAAATGTGTAGCAGCTCGGCCTCTCATCCTTGTTCCTCATCCGACGAAAAAGCACCAGCACCTCTCTGTGCTGGTCCTTTTGAAGGTAACCTTTGAACATAGTGTTCCAAAGCGAAGAACTTGGGTAGGGAATTTGATCAAACAGGTGGCGAGCGTGATGAACTTGATTTAATTCGAAACATTTCAACAGAAAATGAGGGGTCGTGTACTCGTTTTGATTAAGACCGTGAATTGTGATCTGGGCTTGGATTTGTTTGAGGTTCCTTGTTGTCTTGCATGATTGCAATAATGATATGAACTTTTCTTCGAGGATTCTATGCGGAGGCTTCGAGACCAGGTTTAGAGCAACTTCACCTATTTTTGGAAGAGATGAATGTGCACCATTTCCCCCAAACATTGTTCTGTCGGGTTTCGATTAAAAAACAAGGCGGtcaatatatttgtaatttgcaTCAACTCGACCCATACTACCAttgatggcaaattattctgtcaAACAGGTCTAAGTAAACCCGTatctaaaaacaattatatgCCAAAAACAATACAGAGAAAAGTAGAGGAAGAGAAACTGGGTAAGATCCAGGAACCAAAAAGGCCTCATATTATTTAATCATTTCACTAACAACATTAAAGTAGGAGATGATGGGATAAATGACcataaatgaatatttataacactctccTTAACAATTATCTTACCACACTCATACCTGGTTAAAAACCTCATCAGAAAAAACCCAGTGAAAAAAACTTAGTAAACGAAAAGAAtacacaatatattatatatatgtgaaatCATATGTTACGCCaattgcctcattaaaaaccttagcttAAATTAACAACTTGCTACAAGTCCCACACCAAACAAAATGACAATAAAGGATTACAAATTTCTATATGAAATTGAATTCATGGAGATGACGATAAAAGATTACAATTTTCGATTtcaataattaatcaattaaacaaaaatgccgaaatacaaattaaataaacattattcacaaaaaataagaaaaaaaggtCAGTGAAAATCAATAAACACATATACTGATAACTCATTAGTAATATACACACTATACATATCAATTATTGTTACATCAAGAAATCTAGAAAGCCATATACACAAAGAATCACCAAAAATCATGAAGGCTGACAGAAGAAATCCATCTAAATCAGAAAAAATCagtgaaaaaaatagaaaataaaccATCTGCATTAAATAAGAATCAGTGAAAAAATCCTTCATATAAACTCACAGACTTACTTGCATTGCTGTGTCCAGACTTGCAAAGGATTTCAGCTGTCTTCACTGGTGGTCTCGACTTTGCTGTCTAGACTCTAGAGTCTAGAGGTCACTTCTCAGTATCTTGGTTGAAGGCACTCAAGGATTCAAGGCagattgcaattttaattgagtttgaaaagaaagtgtgtgtatgtgtatatatatgctagCCATCCAATTCTTGAGGTAGATGATAAACCGAATCCATTGCTAATTTCACCGCAATTGATTAGGTAAAATAGTTCTGCaaagtttatttgtttatacaGGTTACATGGATATAATAGTAAGAATTGCACCAACCATGCAATTTGTATGCAGGGTAATATTACTCTTATCATTCTATATATGGGAGCTCAATAAGGATTTTcactttatcaaattaaagcaaaaaaaTTAGTACTAGCACATAGAGTTAGCGTCAAACAGGCTTTTGGTGCCGAAATGAGGCAACtgcaaaatgaaattaaaaagcACCGTAGAGCGCTAAACTTAAGTGTTGGAACAATGGATCTTGTAAAGAAGGAAACTCTCTTTGTAGCACCAACATGCACTTCTTTCCTTGCACAatgttctttaatttcattttacagTTGTCCCATTTTGGTGGCAATTGCAAaaagcctatttgacacatccATAAGCTAGTACTAAATTTCcttgattttaatttgataaagtgTAAACACTTATCAAGCCTCCATTTATAGAGGTATAGAATAATATTGCCATGCAGTACAAATTGCATGGCTAACACAATCTTACTATTATAACCACACAACCTGTAAGAACAAACAAACTTTACAGAACCGTTTCACCTAATCAATCAAAGTCCACCATGAATTCGGTGGATCATCCACTCCACAAAAATTAGATGGTGGCACAATTCTTACTAATTCTTTGCACAACTTTTCTGTAGTTAAAACTATCATGCTATTTAATGAtgaaaaaacacacacacacacatatatcaaaacaacatcattttgaaaataaaaa from Ipomoea triloba cultivar NCNSP0323 chromosome 12, ASM357664v1 encodes the following:
- the LOC115998853 gene encoding uncharacterized protein LOC115998853, translated to MAIPSLQFFLKDSQRVMITSEVRCNFLIDNMLICGVVVKGPVLSGNISGTDPLKDNHLLLQAQALDDTEEAMHTAAVVNELSKEISCILVAHPLNSKWAAGAKNITNVPQFEKIHGLWPCMVAPTKIIAGLGLSLGIDILEAPEATGDYQTILTSKTTAIVKTLSAPLQSCLNIFVPGEDEHKPDRSDGYDFGFLHTKAIDDVGHDKVSVFKVKGLEAVDHSIGQLAKLLWPAESSGKTCPFCIV
- the LOC115998983 gene encoding pentatricopeptide repeat-containing protein At3g29230-like — protein: MFGGNGAHSSLPKIGEVALNLVSKPPHRILEEKFISLLQSCKTTRNLKQIQAQITIHGLNQNEYTTPHFLLKCFELNQVHHARHLFDQIPYPSSSLWNTMFKGYLQKDQHREVLVLFRRMRNKDERPSCYTFPIILKCCGKLYALREGEEVHCVVIKIGLKSNTFVGTTLIDLYSRARKVESAHRVFSEMVLRNVVSWTSMINGYVENGDLASARRFFDLAPERDIVLWNSMIVAYIGCRDMVEAQRLFNVMPNKDLMSWNTLLNGYANSGDVEGCERVFEAMQERNIFSWNGLIGGYAHNGHFLEVLGAFKRMLTESDVQPNDATLVNVLSACARLGALDMGKWVHAYAESIGYIDNIYVGNGLIDMYAKCGVVRNAIDVFKSMDKKDLISWNTIINGVAVHGQGADALNLFSQMRNAGVRPDGITFIGVLCACSHMGLVSEGFHYFQSMINEYLIVPQIEHYGCMVDLLARAGHFDQAVDFVHKMPMPADSVIWTSLLGACRIYKNIDVAILALQKLIELDPNNPANYVMLANIYGDAKRWKDVAKQKVAMRDTGFKKLPGCSLVEVDDEVAEFYCYDERHPKTQAIYGALKGLMKISMSSGYFLDLMETDQ